The DNA region CCTCTGCTTCATGCGGAGGTCCGTTTTTCACGGCAATCAATTCGGCAACGATGCTGACGGCAATCTCGGCGGGTGTGTGAGATTGGATCGGCAGACCGATGGGACAGCGCACGCGGGACAGAAGATCGGAAGCTATTCCATCTCCCTTTAGCCGCTCGAAAAGCCCGGCCGCCTTGCGACGGCTGCCGATCACTCCGAGATATTTATACTCCTTCTTCAAACACCTGCGCAGAACCAATTCGTCGTGTTCATGTCCGTGCGTCATGATGACGATGTACGTTTCCGCCGAGGATTCGATGTGCGCGTCCACCTCCTCATAGGGGGCGCAGACGACTCGCGCCGCGCAGGGATGTTTACCGCGACTTGCCCACTCCGCGCGATTGTCGAAGACCGTAACCGAGAATCCCACTTGTGCCGCCAGCCGCGACAGTTCCACGCCGCAATGCCCGCCCCCGACAACATACAGTTGATGCGGAACGGTGAGCGGCTCGACTAAAAAGGTCGCGCTCCCGCCGCACATCATCTTCAGATCATCCGGTCCGCTCGTTTCGGGATCAAGCTCGTAGCGGACGACCCACGGATCGCGCGGCCGCTTCGATAGAACGTCCTCCACCAACTTTCGTTCCACGTCTCCACCGCCGA from bacterium includes:
- a CDS encoding XdhC/CoxI family protein — its product is MSTADFYRTVVEAIEGGRAAYTAILTSTTGSTPQKAGAKMLIYADGTTFGTIGGGDVERKLVEDVLSKRPRDPWVVRYELDPETSGPDDLKMMCGGSATFLVEPLTVPHQLYVVGGGHCGVELSRLAAQVGFSVTVFDNRAEWASRGKHPCAARVVCAPYEEVDAHIESSAETYIVIMTHGHEHDELVLRRCLKKEYKYLGVIGSRRKAAGLFERLKGDGIASDLLSRVRCPIGLPIQSHTPAEIAVSIVAELIAVKNGPPHEAEARS